ACGAGCAGCCCTCCCGCTTGGCCTCTAGAAGCGCCAAGGGCGCCAGATCGAAGCCGATGTCGATGGTGCCGGGGGTGAAGACCAAACGCGAATGACGGCCCGCCTGGAACCCGATTTCCATCGCCGGGCCTTCCAGGGCGGCCCGGGCGCGGAACAAGTAGGTCTCCGCCGCCTTGAATAGCGTCAGCATGGGGCGACCGCGCCAGTTGTCGTCGGCCAGAAGATGGTCGAACATCCGGCCGGTCTCCCGGCGGGCCAGGAAATCCGTGTCCGCCGGCTTCCAGGTCGTGGCCAGGGCCGCCATGGAATGCAGGAGCGTCGCGTAGGTTTCCTGACGTCGCGTGAACCCGCGCCCGCGGCTCATGCCCGGCACGAGCTTCCCGGGATGGCCGATCACCGAACGCAAGGCGTTCGTCGTGGCCGGGTCGCGGCATTCGTCGATGAGTTCGACGATGGCCCGTCCGGTCTGGGCGCGCGACAGTTTGAAATGACTGGAATACAGCTGGAACAACTGGGCATAGGTCGAAAAGTCGTATCCGTCGCTTCTTTTCCGGTCGTAGGCCATGGTCCACCGTCACCTTATTCCGGACAACCGGTATTCGGGTTCCGCCCGCCGGATCGCCACCCCGGCCGGCCCGTCGAGACGGGGAGGTCGGTCGGGGTGAAGGGCAAGCGTCCAAATGGCGTCCCCCTGGCGAAGAGTGAAGGACATGGGGCCGCGCGGGGCGGGGAGGATCAAGTCCCCGCCATCCCGGCTTGCCCGGATTCCGGCCCGTTCCGTCCACCAGTCGAAAAAGGCCTCGGCGGTGACGCACCAAGCCCCGGCCCGCCGGGCCGCCCCCAGGGTCGCCTCGAAGGTCGGCCAATGGGGCCCGTAGAAATCCGTCGAGCCGAAAGATCTCGGGTGAATGCCGGCCGCCATCGCGCCCCCCACCCGGGCGGTGGCGCCGACGATGGTCTCGATGGTCTCGGTGGGGTCGTGGGAATTTCCGTTGGTCAGCACGCCGTCCCAAAGCGGCGTCGGAACGAAGATCACCTCGCTGGACCGCCGTTGGCCGTGGTTGTAGCCGCGCACCGGGCCGGCGGCCGCCAGGCGGAACCCGGAAGCGTCCAGGTAGGCCGGGCTGGTATCCATGCCCAGGCCGGCCCGCTCGAGCAGATCGGCGAAGGTCGCCAGATTCAGCTTGAGGAAATGGTGCCGTCCGGTCCGCGGCCGGCGCCCGACCGCCCCGTCCAGGATTTCGGCCTGCAAGGCGATGTCTTCGGGATGACCTTCGGAACTGAAGGCCCCGTATTGCAGGCCGATCTCGTGGCCGCGCGCCATCATGTCGCGGAAGTGGGCCGTGTAGCGGGGCATTTTCAGGATGTCGTAATTGGGATCGTAGATCTTCTGGCGCAGTCGCCACAGCCAGCCCGTTTCCGCCTTCGAGCGGTAGGGGACATAGATGTTGAAGCTGCCCCGCAGGCCCTGGTCCTCGAGCCACCGCGCCACCCGGGGGATACGGTCGTAGGGACCCGGCTTGAACAGGTTCAGTCCTTCCCGCCACCCCGTCCGCAGGGCCGCCCGCCAATTCCGGCCGGGCGCCTTCAGTTGATTGACGACCCGCCGCCGGACGCCATGGGCCTGCTTGGCGCGTTCCAGAAGGTCCTTGCCGTAGGTGTCGAAGTCCAAGGCGACCAGGAAACTCATGGTGAAGCCGGGGGGCGCGCGGTCGACGGTCAGGAACGGCCGGCCGGCCGAGGCGAAGGTCTCCGCCAGCCGGTCCTTGAACCACAGGGCGAGCAGATCGACGGCCGGCACGTCCAGGGGCGGCGGCGTGGTCCGGACGGACCAGGAATCTATGCGCTCGGCACGGCGGGCCGCATCGATTTCCCACCGGGCCGTGGAAAGCTGGTGCACCGCCAGGAACAGGTCGAACGGCCAGGCGTCGCCCGTGTCGCCCCCTACGAAGGCGGCGGCCGGAAGCGTCACCGTTTCCCCCGACGGGAGACCATGGACGCGGGGTTCCCATTCGCCGTCCCCGCCGGCCAGGGGAATATCCAGGCAGGCCGCGCCGGGGCGGGGCATCCGCTTCAGGTCTTGCGGCGGCAGGTAGCGCAGGACGACGGCGTCCGGCGGCAAGTCGGCAAGGCTGTCCGTGGACATCCTTCGACCGCCGAAGGCCAGCCCGGCCGTCTCCCACAGGACGGCCAGGCCGTGGGCGGCCTCGGGCGAGAGGGCGTCACAGAGCAGAACGATCATCGGATCGCCCGTTTCCCAGGGGGCGAAGGCATGGCGTGGGGGGGTCATGGGGTCCGGGACCTCCAGGTCATGCGGCCGACCTTCAGGCCGCGCCGATGGAACTCGGCCGCTTCGTCCAATGTCGGCAAGGGGCGATAGGGCCGTTGGGGCATGGGCTCGCCCGGGCGTTGGCCCTCGGCAAGCCGATCCACCACCTCCAGCACCAGGTCGACGGCCTCCCGGTTCAACGCCGCCATGATGTCCAGCATGGCCAGGCCGGTGCCGTCGATCAGGCGCTTGCCGGCCAGGTCGCCGGCATCGATGGTCTCGACCATGAAATGCGCCGAAACGCCGAAACTTGTCCGGCCGTCCATCATCGCCCAGTAGGTCGGCAGGTAGGAACGGTAGTCCGGCAAATCGCCCAGGTGGATGTTGAGAACCCCATGGCGCGGCAAGGCCAGAGTTTCCGCCTTGAAGAATTCGGACTGGTTGTTGATTACGAGATCGGCGCCCATTTCCCTGATATGGGTACGGAATTCCGCGCCGTTAACCGATGGGAAGCCGCGCCAAGTTACCCCGGTGTCCCGCAATAGGCCATTGATACCGGCCCGGGCATAGAGGAACGAGGCAAGGGCGCCTTGCAAGACATTGCCCCATCCGAGGAGGCGCAACAGGACCCGGACCTTGCGGGGAGTCCGCCGCGCGCCGGCCCGGATGGCCGCCAGTTCCACCGCATGCCCCCGCGCCTTCAGACGGGGCAACAGATCCCGGAAATAGGAATCCTGGGAAAAGGCGCCGTGCGCCGTGCAGAAGACGATCTTCATCCGCCGTCCTCCCCCGCTTTCCTCGGCAATAGCGAAAGGAGGGTCCGGAATCCGTCGTCCCATCCATAGTCCGGGCCGAAGACGTGGGAATGCCAGATGCAGGAGCACTCGCCACCGGTCTCGACGACCTCCTTGACCCAGCCGGCCAGGGCCAGCGGTCTTTCGCTCCCGGTCATCGGCCGGTAGTCGTAGAATTGGGAATCCATGAAGACGAAGGGCAGGACGGCCAGATCGAGCGCCCGCCCCGCCCGATCGTCCCAAGGCCGGAACAGCAGCGCCGCTCCGGCCCGAAAGCCCGGCCGGTCATTGAAACCGAGTGTGGAATCCTCGCGGAAGCCCGCCTGTTCCTGGGCCTTCCAGGAATCGGCCCATGAGAACATCAGCCAATGCTGGCGACAGGCCGTGACGGGCCCGCCCAGGACTCCTTCCAGACGCTCCCGCTGCATCGCCAGTTCGGCGGCCGAGCGATAGGAGGCAGCCGAGGGATGAAGCCCGATCTCCCAACCTTCGGCCTGCAGGACCCGCAGGCTGTCCACCAGTTCCCGGCTCGCCGGCGCAGCGATGTCGTAGCCCGGATCGATCAGCCACGTGACCGGGTTCCGCCATCCCCCCGGCAAGCCCGCGAACACATGGATGCGACTCCGCAACCCTTGCGCCTTCTCCAACTCGCAGATCCGCGCTAGACCGGCGTAGTCGGCCGACGACCAGGCGAATCTCGCCGCATCGGCCAGGGCCCCCCAGGCCTTGCCGCCCCGAAGCCGCCCCGCATGGCGAACCGCGTTGAAGAGATGGAAGGCCGTCCGCTTGCCCCGGATGGCAACCGTCTTCCGGATCGCATCCACGTCATGGCTCAGGTGCAACCGGCCCTCGGGCGCGGGCCCTAAGCCCCCGCCCCCGGACTCCCGCAGGGCCCAGGCCCGGAGAAACAGGGCGATCCGGTTCACCCAGGCTCGCTGCCAAATGCGCGGATCGATCCCCGTCAGACGCACACTGTAGGAATGCACGGGTCCATGGCGGCGCTCGTATTGCCGCTCGGCCTCCCCATGAAGATACCAGGCGATGGCCGACAGCCAGTCCGTGCTCCTCCAGCGATGTTCCTGCTCGCCGGCCCCGGCCAGCGCTTCGGGAACCAGGAGGTTCCCCCCGTCCACTCCCAGATGTTCCGCCCAGGGCGGCAGGGCAACGTCGGCGAGGGCGCAGTCTCCGTCGCGGGGCCAGGACAGGGCGGGAATATCCATCGCCAAGGGAAAATCCGGTGCCGCCGGAAAGTACCGGCGCCCCACCTCGCCCAGGTAATGAAGAATTCGGGAAGGGCGGCGGGACGGGGCGTTCATCGGCAGTCCAGGAACTCGCGGAACCAGAGTTCCAGACACAGGATGCCCCAGGTCTGGCGGAATCCCCCGGAATCCGTGGCAATCGCCGCATCCAGCCCTTCCCGCTTCCACAGCCCCCTTTCCCGGCAGGAACGGCTGTTCAACAGGTCGCAAACGAACTCGCGAACCGGCCCCGCGGCCATCCAGGGCCCGAGCGGAACCGGAAAACCCATCTTGTCGCGGCGATCGAGAACCTCGGGAACGACTCGGCCCCGAAAGGCACGGCGCAGCAAGCGCTTGGAGTCGCCACCGCCGAACTTGAAGCGGGGCGGAAGCCGGGTGGCGATGTCGACCACCTCGATATCGATCAGCGGAACACGGACCTCGAGCCCGTGAGCCATGCTGACCCGGTCCTCCACCTGCAGCAGGGCCGGCAGGGAATTGGCGAGATCGAAGCGGACCATGTGGTTGATGTAGGACCCCAGGGGCTGTCCATCGAAGATCGCGGCGAAGCGGGAGAATACCGCTTCCCGGTCCGCCGCCGACACGACGTCCGGATCAAGGACGGCCTCGGCCTGGGCGAAGCGATTGATGAGCCGGAAATAGCGGGCGCCCATGGCGTCGAACAGGCCATCCTGCCAGAACTGCCGCAGCAGGGGCACGTAGTCCTTGATCATCGGCAGGCTGGCGATCACGTTTTCCAAGGTCACCAGATAGTGCCCGCTCTCCTGGGTGCCGTAGATGGCGCCCTTCAGGGCCTGTTCCAGATAGGCGATCAGATAGCGGGCATAGCCGCCGAACAGTTCGTCGCCTCCCTGCCCCCCCAGCAGGACGGTCACGCTTTCGGCCGCCGCCTTGTTGACCATGTATTGCGGAAAGACGCCCGGACCGGCGACCGGTTCATCCAGCAGACGGACCAGGGTAGGCATCAAGGCCACGAATTCGGCCGCGGTCGGCACGACGTCGTGATAGACGGCCCCAAGGGACTCCGCCACCCGTCGCGCGTACCGGCTTTCGTCGTAGGCCGGCCCCTCGGCGAAGCGCCCGCAGAAGACCTCGATCGGCCGTTCCGAGGCCTGGGCGGCCAGGGTGGCGACGACGGAGGTATCCAGTCCCCCCGAAAGATGGGTTCCCAGCCGCACGTCGCTCCGCAGGTTCCGGCGGATGCTGCGTTCCAGGGCGTTCGTCAGCGCCTCCAGCGCCTCGTCCTCCGCCATCGCTTCGCCGCCGGAGAAATCTGGCGCCCAATAACGTCGCGTTTCCAGGATTTCGCCGCCTCGCCCGCGCACGGCCGTTCCCGGCTCGACCTTGCGCACGCCCCCGAACAGGGTCCGATCCTCCAGGCAATATTGGAAGGTCAGGTACTCCCCCAGGGCCATGGGGTCCAGGCGGGCTTCGAGGGCCGGGTGGGCGAGCAGGGCCTTGATTTCCGAGCCCGCCAGCAAGATGTCCCCCACCGGAGCCAGATAGAGGGGCTTGACGCCCAACTGGTCGCGAACCGCCCACCACTCGCCGCTCGCCCGGTCCACCCAGAGAAAGGCGAACATGCCGTTCAGACGGGGAAAGGCGGCGGCGCCGTCGGCGGCCAGCATCTCGAGCAGGACTTCGGTGTCGGAGGTGCCGCGGAAGCTGTGTCCGCGCCCCGCCAATTCGGCCCGCAAATCGAGATAGTTGGAGATGAACCCGTTGAAGACGATCAGGTGGCGGCCGTCGGCCGTCGCCATGGGCTGGGCCCCGCCATCGGAGAGATCGATGATGCTCAGCCGGCGGTGCCCGAGGCAGAACCCCGGACCAGACGCCATCCCGGACCCGTTGGGCCCCCGGTGGGCTATCGCTTCCAGCATGGCGGCGACGATTCCCCGGAACGCGTCGCCGGAAGCGTCGTTCGCCGCGAATACGCCTACCAGTCCGCACATGGCGTCGATCCAACTCGTTCCCGTATCGGCCATCGGCCAATACCATGTATCACCAAGTCAACCCGACGGATCGCTAAAAATCCGTATCCGTCGTCACGAATCCGCAAGCCGGCGGTGCGTCGGCCGCCCGACTGCGGTATCCTTCCCGGCTTGAACGAAGTCCCCACCCTTGCCATCTAACCTGGGCGAAGGGTGGCGAAGCGAAGGCAAGGCAATCGATGAACCAGCTATCGCTGTTCTGGAGACGGCTTTTCACCACCCGGCGACATGCGGGATCGGGGGACAACAATACCCTGGGGCGGCTGATTCGCCAGGGTTCGGCCTATTATCTGGCTCGCGACGGTCGGGCACGGCCGCCCATGACGATCTTTCTGACGGTGAACGGCCATTGCAATCTGCGCTGCCGCATGTGCGACATCGGCCTGCAGAACCGCGAGTCCATGTTCTACCACAACCTGCGCGGCGAAAGCGGCAGCGACTTCCCCATCGACCGCTACCGATCCCTGATCGACGAGGTGGCCTCGTTCAAGCCCCTTCTAGGCGTCACGACGACCGAGCCGCTTCTTTACAAGCCCATGTTCGAGGCCGTGGATTATGCCCGCCATCGCGGCCTGGACACCAACATCACGACCAATGGACTGCGGGTTGGGGAACGCATCGACGAGATCATGGATTCCGGCCTTTACCGTCTGTCCGTGTCCTTGGACGGGCCTCCGGCAATCCACGACCACATGCGCGGTCTGGCCGGCTGCTACGACCGCGTCGTGGACGGGCTGCGACAGGTCGCGGAACGGAAGCGCGCGCGGGGCCTGGATCGGCCGCACCTGATGGTCAATTCCTTCATCACCGACGAGAATCACGCTCACATCGTCGATTTCGTCGCCGGGCTGCCGCTCCAGGACATCGACATCGTCAATATCAAGCTGATGGCCTTCTTCACCCGGGAGATGGTCGAGCGGCACAACGCCGTCTTCGGCGACCGGTACCCGGCGACGTCGACCTGCTTCCCCGACGACTTCAATCCGGCCAATCTGGATCTCGATGCGGTTTGCCGGCAAGTCGCCGAGGTGAAGGCTCGCTTCGGCGACAAGGTCGCCTTCCATTTCGAACCCGACGCGAACATGCTTCGCCGCTACTATTACCAGCCGGCCGAGTTCATGGACGGCACCAAATGCGTCGTTCCCTGGTTCGTAGCCCAGATCACCAACGACGGCGACTTGGCCGTCTTGACGCGATGCTACGATCTGCGACTCGGAAACATCATGGAACAGCCGTTCCTGGACGTCTGGAACGGCGAAAAGATGCGCGGTTTCCGTAGGGATCTGCGAAAGCACGGCCGGTTCCCCGGATGCGCCCGGTGCGACGGCGTCTTGTACAGGTAAGGGTAGGGCCGATGAACCTGAAGACCTTGACCAAGAATATCCGGGTCCTGGCGGAACGCGGCTTCGGTATCCAGAAATACCCGACCGCCCACAAGAACGCCCACATCCTGCGCCTGCTCGCCAACGGCGCCGCCTATTACCTGAACCGGGACGGCCGCGCCCGGCCGCCCGTGTCCGTCTTTATCCATGTCAACAACCACTGCAACCTCAAATGCCGGTTTTGCGACTACGGGCTGCAGAACCGCGACAGCATGTTCTTCCAGAACCTGGCGGGCGGCCACGCCGCCAACATGCCCATCGAGGATTTCAAGCGCATCGTCGACGAAGTCAAGGGCTTCACCCCTTTCGTCAGCATTCCCGCCACCGAACCCCTGCTCTACGGCCCGTTGCCGGAAGCGATCGCCTACATCCGCCGGAACGGCCTTCATTGTTCCATCAACACCAACGCCGTCACCTTGGAAAAGCGGGCCGAGGATCTGGTCGAAGCGGGTCTGACCAAGATCGTCGTCTCCGTCGACGGCCCGAAGGACGTCCACGACTTGGTGCGAGGCGTTCCCGGCGTGTTCGAGAAGGTCGTGGCCGGCGTGAACCGGCTGGCCGAGGTCAAGCGCGCCAAGGGAGTCGACCACCCGGACATCTACATCAACTACGTGATCGGCGACCAGAACTACGCCACCCTCGAAGACTGCGTCGCCAGCCTGCCCATGGAAGCCATCCGGCAGGTGGATTTCCGGGTGATGTTCTACTGCACGGAAGACTTGGCGGCCCGCCACAATGCCGTGTTCGGCGACAAGTATCACGCCACCGAGGCCTGCCTCAGCGACACGGCCGACCTGGCCTCCATCGATACCGATCTCCTGTGGGATCAAGTCCACCGCTTGACGGCGAGGACCGAGGGCAAGTGCAAGTTCTTCTTCCGCCACGGCCGCCGCGATCTCCACACCTACTTCAACGAGCCGGGAACTTTCCTGGACGACACCCGGTGCGTGGTGGCCTGGTTCGCCATGCAGATTTCCACCGACGGCACCCTGGCGCCTCTGCAGCGGTGCTACCACAATACCTTCGGGAACATTCTCGAACGCGGCTTCGAGGGATGCTGGAACGGCCCGGAATACCGGGCCTTCCGGCAAGACCTGCAAAGGAACGGACGGTTCACCGCCTGCGCCCGGTGCGAGGGCGTCAACTTCTGAGGAACACCCCATGTCCGGCAACGACGTGCTGAGGGGATTGGAGGCGGCGGAACACGTCAAGCCGTCCTTCGCCGAGGCGAAGCGGCCGCTGACCGCCGTTTTGATCCTGCCCCCCGACTGGGGCGCGGTCGGGTCCCTGGTGGCCAGGTATTCGGAAAGCGGAGGCATCGGGTTCAAGCCGCCGCAAGGCATTCTTTACGTCGCGACGGCCCTGCATGCCTTCTCCCCGCACCGGGCCCACGTCATCGACGCGCTGGCCGAAGGACTGTCGTTCGAGGCCCTGGCCCGTCGGGTGGCGGAACTGCGTCCCGACGTGGTGGGCATCTCCGCCTGGACCGACTGGTGGTGGCCCGCCTGGAGAACCGGGGAGGCGATCAAGCGGTCCCTGCCCGACACCCATCTCGTCTACGGCGGGCCGCACCTGGGCATCTATCCGCAGGAAACCCTGGATCATCCCTTCGTCGATTCGGTCATCGTAGGCGACGGGGAAATGCCCTTTC
This is a stretch of genomic DNA from Magnetospirillum sp. WYHS-4. It encodes these proteins:
- the asnB gene encoding asparagine synthase (glutamine-hydrolyzing); this translates as MADTGTSWIDAMCGLVGVFAANDASGDAFRGIVAAMLEAIAHRGPNGSGMASGPGFCLGHRRLSIIDLSDGGAQPMATADGRHLIVFNGFISNYLDLRAELAGRGHSFRGTSDTEVLLEMLAADGAAAFPRLNGMFAFLWVDRASGEWWAVRDQLGVKPLYLAPVGDILLAGSEIKALLAHPALEARLDPMALGEYLTFQYCLEDRTLFGGVRKVEPGTAVRGRGGEILETRRYWAPDFSGGEAMAEDEALEALTNALERSIRRNLRSDVRLGTHLSGGLDTSVVATLAAQASERPIEVFCGRFAEGPAYDESRYARRVAESLGAVYHDVVPTAAEFVALMPTLVRLLDEPVAGPGVFPQYMVNKAAAESVTVLLGGQGGDELFGGYARYLIAYLEQALKGAIYGTQESGHYLVTLENVIASLPMIKDYVPLLRQFWQDGLFDAMGARYFRLINRFAQAEAVLDPDVVSAADREAVFSRFAAIFDGQPLGSYINHMVRFDLANSLPALLQVEDRVSMAHGLEVRVPLIDIEVVDIATRLPPRFKFGGGDSKRLLRRAFRGRVVPEVLDRRDKMGFPVPLGPWMAAGPVREFVCDLLNSRSCRERGLWKREGLDAAIATDSGGFRQTWGILCLELWFREFLDCR
- a CDS encoding radical SAM protein, yielding MNQLSLFWRRLFTTRRHAGSGDNNTLGRLIRQGSAYYLARDGRARPPMTIFLTVNGHCNLRCRMCDIGLQNRESMFYHNLRGESGSDFPIDRYRSLIDEVASFKPLLGVTTTEPLLYKPMFEAVDYARHRGLDTNITTNGLRVGERIDEIMDSGLYRLSVSLDGPPAIHDHMRGLAGCYDRVVDGLRQVAERKRARGLDRPHLMVNSFITDENHAHIVDFVAGLPLQDIDIVNIKLMAFFTREMVERHNAVFGDRYPATSTCFPDDFNPANLDLDAVCRQVAEVKARFGDKVAFHFEPDANMLRRYYYQPAEFMDGTKCVVPWFVAQITNDGDLAVLTRCYDLRLGNIMEQPFLDVWNGEKMRGFRRDLRKHGRFPGCARCDGVLYR
- a CDS encoding radical SAM protein, producing the protein MNLKTLTKNIRVLAERGFGIQKYPTAHKNAHILRLLANGAAYYLNRDGRARPPVSVFIHVNNHCNLKCRFCDYGLQNRDSMFFQNLAGGHAANMPIEDFKRIVDEVKGFTPFVSIPATEPLLYGPLPEAIAYIRRNGLHCSINTNAVTLEKRAEDLVEAGLTKIVVSVDGPKDVHDLVRGVPGVFEKVVAGVNRLAEVKRAKGVDHPDIYINYVIGDQNYATLEDCVASLPMEAIRQVDFRVMFYCTEDLAARHNAVFGDKYHATEACLSDTADLASIDTDLLWDQVHRLTARTEGKCKFFFRHGRRDLHTYFNEPGTFLDDTRCVVAWFAMQISTDGTLAPLQRCYHNTFGNILERGFEGCWNGPEYRAFRQDLQRNGRFTACARCEGVNF